In one candidate division KSB1 bacterium genomic region, the following are encoded:
- a CDS encoding leucine dehydrogenase, with amino-acid sequence MQHEGLFFHITKNHDTLQGAFVHRTCRGQGAGGVRYWQYPTMEDYLRDGLRLSKGMTRKNALAGLWWGGGKGVIAHNPEIEKSNPEIRASIYKEYGDLLTSIRGCYVTAEDVGTNVDDMANIFSSTRFTTCIPGHLGGSGNPSVPTARGVICGI; translated from the coding sequence ATGCAGCACGAGGGTCTGTTTTTTCACATCACTAAAAACCACGATACGCTGCAGGGAGCTTTTGTCCACCGAACTTGCCGCGGACAAGGAGCCGGCGGCGTACGCTACTGGCAATACCCGACAATGGAGGATTATTTGAGAGATGGCTTGCGGTTGTCAAAAGGGATGACCCGTAAAAATGCACTTGCCGGTCTTTGGTGGGGTGGCGGCAAAGGCGTTATCGCGCATAATCCCGAAATAGAAAAAAGCAACCCGGAAATTCGAGCCTCGATTTACAAAGAATATGGCGATTTACTGACTTCAATTCGGGGCTGTTACGTCACTGCTGAAGATGTGGGGACGAACGTGGACGACATGGCTAATATCTTTTCGAGTACGAGGTTCACGACATGTATTCCCGGGCATTTAGGCGGCAGCGGCAATCCATCTGTCCCGACTGCCAGGGGGGTGATTTGCGGAATC